The Populus alba chromosome 13, ASM523922v2, whole genome shotgun sequence genome contains the following window.
gcgcaagctggtccggacacccatataaataaaaaatatatatatataatctcaagATAGcgtctttttatcttttctgttttttaaaaaataaaaatttatttcaaagttattctgtaaatatttttattcaatatttttatctttattaattaaacaCATACCTATCCCTTCTATTCTAAAACATTATATCCTTTATAATATCCATGAAAATCCTCTAACAAGTAGGggcttgttatttttaaaataaattaggaaTTACTGGGcttatgtttttagtttttattgttgGAGTTTTGTTCAAACAGTATAGTTAATATGTATATTTAAGATGGATccacttattttttttggggttatAGCTTTGTTGGGATTTAaattcaaacattgaaaaaataaaaataaatattttaatatatttttaattaaaacatatttttaaaaaataatcaaataatgtGAAAACTATCCGAGGAAATCATGctgtaaagaaaaagaaaaaagaaacacatgtagaaaaaaaaaaaaaaaaaaacggccTTCTCATTAggctttgaaaaacaataaaagacaaaaaaggggCGGCCAactaatagttttaaaattaaatcagcAATCATATTTTCCCTTTCATTGTAACCTTActattgtttttgcatttttaaatgtcttttaaaaaatttaaaatttaaaattttttttgtttaaaattaatatttttagtgtttttagattattttgatacaccaatatcaaaaataattttttttaaaaaaaaaaaaaataatatttcgatgcatttataagtgaaaaatatttttaaaatcaatcacaACCACATTGCCTatttaattaggattttttttaaaatgatttgtaTGTTTAAAGATTATTTGcatagaattataaaaattaataattaggtTTGATACGAGATTACAAATATTGGAGGCGAattattatgaataattattacaataagTAGTTTTTAAGactataaaaaatgagttttcagaATGTTTGTTGTATTGACTCATAAATTGGGGATTGAGTGTTAttagaaataaagaaataaattattaaatgattagtgagaaataattaaaaattgatttggtgtgtgttttgaaaaataaaagaaaggaaaaataatactgcttgaaaggtaaaattatatattaaaaaaaaactaattggggGTATGAAATTGTTGTTCAtaggaattattatttttgcttcagtttggttttttttttaaaataaaaaactaaattaatttttttaaaaaaatcaaaaccgaatCGAAACCAGTTTAAACCGACCGATTTTGATTCGGcttggtttttaagaaaaaaataggttCAAGccggtttggcttggttttttagatttagctcaacttttttggttttggcttggtttttttaatttaactctattttttttagtttttagaaagTTGGTTACCAAAActtctctgttttttaaaaaaatttcgtTCTTGCTCATTGTGTTATTTTCGATTTAAGCCTAGAATTTTTGTTATGAGTTTGTCGTGGGATTCTCAATgagtaaaaaaacatcatgataTTTTAgttgatgttaaatttttcaaaaataaatttggttgtattgattggaaaaaattgaaaatgaaaggaCTCAATTTGACATCATGGCTAAAACCAGGTTTTTTTACCATTGAAAAATgctcctttttcatttttataccTTCAAATTTTGTCAAAGTTTTCTGGtccctttattttaaaaatcatatagtTTCGTCcaaaactttgttttatttacataCCAATCCTTGAGTTTAAGAGTGGAGAgagatgtattatttttatatttttttaatacactcacattaaaattatcataattttaatttttttttataattgaaacttgcttttaaaataatgatagaaTGTTGtctaataaacaaatattttgataaaaacattcaaatacaattaaacactttaatgagattaaaaaaaaaaaagattttagttAGAGAGATATCCTTTTTCattcttattttaaatcatctaattttttttagtacgTCTTCTTACTAACCTACATTACACTAAAAagcaattaattattataaaaaccaaCCTTCTCTTAGCAATTAACCCCattcaaaaatccaattaaacaTGTTaagatgatataaaaataataattattatcatatttcaaCTATATATGAAGCACCAACTGGGCTGAGCCCACCAAAATCTGCTACTTGCTGGAATGGGGCTGGCCCTACTCATATGATTGTAGCCAGGTTTATACTATCGAGAAgagcttataatttttttttcaattaaaactttttGAATGTTCCTCGAGATTTGATTCGatgcctttttttaaaaaaaatatctctataacaaaaagaaaattatatattttatttggttgtaaacaataatttattaattaatgagatGAGgtgttcaaatattttattggagataatttttaattatttttatcaagtatTTTCCTTGTTTCATGAATCTTAAATGTTCATTTGGTTTTAGGTTGTACCACCATGCAATTGTGATTATttgttaaagtattttttatgttaaaatatattaaaattatttttaataacacaataaagaaattcaaaatataaaaaaaaaaccttttagttaaaaaacaatttttttaatatatatatatatatatatgtttgtgaaAACATCAATAGAGCTGCAAGTCCTGATCCAAATTCCTCCAGATTCAGTAATACTCtatcttttcttaattagaAATTTCTATATTTCTTCTGTGTAGCATCGCAGGTTCTGGAGATTTGATGACAAGCGGTCCcttacacaaaaagaaaaacgaagtctttttttttttttttttttttttttgtctttgaatCTATATTTTTCTTCCTATGCCAAATGATGAATATATATTAAGGTGAAGAttgatttagtattttttttaaaaaaaatagaacgaaaaaaaatattagaaaggtATTTTCAACCATATCAGGgaaaagacaataaataatGACTGAACAAATTCTTTTTGAAGAGAGCCTGCAAATCACTTGGAGGCctctttaatataattaataaaaaatattatttttttggtgcttagaaataaaataacaattattttttaaaataatttttactcgataatacatcaaaataatatttttttttatttttaatatattaaaataaaaaaataataattttaaataaaaaaattaattttttagaaaacatatttCAGCAACTTAcaagatatttttatctttatctttatcaatCACTTGATGGCATAGACTATCAATTGTGGCCTGTAAAATTGTTCTCCTAGGATAATGATTTACTGCCAATTTTCTGAAGATCTTTTGAAAGAAATGATATAATTGGCCGTTCATAGGACTTTCataattagttttatatattggTTCTAGCACAAATAAATGGGTTTTGTTTcccatttaatttatgattttggaattgaataaaaaaaaaaaagaagaagaacaagtaagaaattttaaaaaatgcaaacaTCCCATGAATTGGCCTATCTAAAACATTCGCAACAAAACATGTAATTATAGGAAGGTAagacataaataattatattacatATCCAGATATGACCACTAATGACCAACCCCACAAAAGAACCTAAAtcttcaacaaaatattttcagcgttgatataaaaaataaatttaaaaaataaaaaattattttgatatatttttaaataaaaaatattgtaaaaaacaataaaaactatcCAAGAAAATCAAGctgtaaagaaaaagaaagacttgtaggaaaaaaaaatggcctTCTCATTAGGCTttgaaaaagaataagagaCAAAAAAGGGGCGGCAagctaatattttaattattgctctttcaaaaaaaaaaaaaacaattagtcccattaaattaaataaaaaaaattaaatggctTCCCACAACACATAAGATTGAACATCTTAATTTACatatatttctcattttatcaatttaatttttaattaaggttaattttttttctagtatttgttaGTGTATATAATccttaatttatgttattaaacatatatttcaagttttaagctcataataaaatataaaattcttacAACTAGAAAACACATTAACAATGTTAGAAtgctattttcttatatttaaagttttttttcaaccaaCCCGTAGCGATTCACGGGGCAATTACCTAGACAAGGCTAAAAAACACCAACCTTCTCTTAACTATTAACCCCattcaaaaatccaattaaacaTGTTaagatgatataaaaataattattattctcATTTTTCAACTATAGATGAAGCACCAACTAGGCTGAGCCCACCAAAATCTGCTACTTGCTAGAATGGTGCTGGGCCCTACTCATATGGTTGTAGCAACGGTAGAGATCACGTGCCAGGTTTATGCCATCAAgagcttataatttttttttcaattaaaacttcTCGAATGTCCCTCAAGATTTgattcaatactttttttttttttttttaatatatctataactcaaaataattttttattttattttcttataaaaaataatttattaattaatgagataagtgtaaaaatatttttttagatacaatttttaattatttttgtcaaatattttcttggtgattcataaatataattttaatgttaatttggtTTTGAGGCTGTACTCATGgtgtaattttagtttttttaataaaaaaattaaaataatatttttacacgTTACAAGAATATTTGATGTTGTAATACAATCttatttccaaacaaaaccttgtttttgttattttttttttcttgagaaggttactcttattatttaatcaaattcCTAGATTTGTCAATAGGACTTTGGCTGAAGTGAGTGAGTAGAAAAACAGGCAtgatatctctctctctctttctatatatatatatatatatatatatatatatatatatatatatatatatatattatagtttgGAAgtgatatcaattttttttaaatatttttatttaataatatattaaaataatatattttttattttttacaattatttttaatattagcatattaaaataatattaaaataaaaaattaaaatttttgcaaaacaatatttaacatagctttattgttatcttttttttatttatttatgtgggtgTTTGGGCAGCTTGCGCGCATCACGGCTAATCTCACGGGTTACTGAACATTAAATATCCTGCAAACtaagtgagcatgtaaggcatcgCGGGGAAATGACAAATGTGCATGATGATTTGaactcaaaaatacaaaaaaaaaaaaaataccttttaatcGTTGTATCAagaataatacttttaaatgtAGCTTTATTGTTATCTTAATCAATCACTTGATGGCATTGACTATCATTTGTGGCCTGTACGATTGTTAGTCCTAGGATAATGATTAACTGCCAAAATTTCTAAACAGCTTTTGAAAGAAATGATATAATTGGCCGTTCATAGGACTTTCATAATTAGTTTTATATTGGTTTTAGCACAAATAAAAAGGGTTTTGTTTcccatttaatttatgattttggaattgaataataaatagaaaaagaacaagaaagaaatttaaaaaaatgcaaacacTCGATTGTGAACTGGCACTATCTAAAACATTAGCAACAAGACATATTATTATAAGAAAGCAAGACATAACTCAAACAATTATATTACATATCCATATGTGACCACTCATGACCAACCCCACAGAAGAAAGAACCTCAATCTCAGACCAAACCCTAATGCTAGCAGTACTTGCGACCGAGCAGGGACATCTACGCCGTGGATAATTTAACCTAACTTCTTCTACATAAACTCAGGGGTTTTGATTACAGGCTTCCCTTTGGCATAATCTTCAAAATTTGAATCACAAGACTTTAACTGCTGTGCAATGCAAGACAGGCAAGGTCTCCAGTAGATCATAAGTTAACATGGATGCTCTAGGCTTCGCCGGCCGGTCAGAAAACCCCCGGGGCAACGGTGCCGGTGTTGCTCTCTCACATGTGGCTATCCACTTGGATTGCATATATTTATGCTTTCTCCATGGACCCAAGtgcatcttcttctccttcatgcACTTTTTAGCTGCAGAACATAGTATTTTGATCAAGCCCTTTAGCCTGTCTGCTTTGCCTACAAATACTTCTGGTAGCCGGCTAATTAGCTGATTGTATTCTTGATTTGCTTTCGCCATCTCGAATTCTGCTCGAAAATTCAACTCGATTACGACTCTCACCTCTCCTTTCTTTGAACTTAATTTGCCCACCACTTCCAAAAAAGTGTGTTCCCCTgcataaatttgaagaaaaatgttCAGACCATGCACGTCAGATAGATCATTCATGTGTTTGTACCTCATTAATCATATCCCATGGTCTTAATCATTACGGATTAATTCATAACCATCCTCTATGATTAATATTGATAACATTTTTGTcataaagaagagagagaaattatGAATTTGCTGTACCTGAAGGGATTTCTTCAGATCTCTTCCACTTTGACTTGCAGATGGCACAATTATAACCTTCATTTTGAAGCCGGATTGAGATTTCTCTTTGCAAGCAATCCCGGCAATCTCCGGCCACCGGTTTCCCACACAAACAATGCATGCCAACCCCATTAATTTCCTTCAGAGTATCTTTTGTAGCTTGACGAATCTTGGCCTCGAGAGAACTTGTCCTATACAATGTTGCCTGCAAATGCAACCATAACATAATCAATACCAACTCCCATTAGGCATAATTTAATCTAGCAATGACCTTGACATCAGCCTTGACACAttatagattgaaaaaaaagggtgaAAATTCACCTGAAGAAGTTGGTTTTGTTCATCCCAAAATTTCTTGTTCTCTTCAACGTTACAAGGACTAATCTCATCTTCATCCTCCTCGTTATATTCACCACCTGAAGCACATGAGCTATCAGGGGACACTTCTTGTTCTTCCAAAAAACCGAAAACAATGTCGGTAAAATACGCCGGATCGTCGGAAAACCCGACATTCTCTTCAAAACTCCGGTAGTTTAGAGGCAATCTGGCTATGACTTGAGCCATGAAATCCTGATCAGGCTTGGGAGAAAACTGATGTTTCACTTGTGGTTAATTTGAACAAGTCTACAAAAAATGTGACATATTTATAGTAATATTTGGAGTGCTACGTGGGACCAACATGTCCTAAGTGGACGAACTAGACCCCGCGTAGACGAAGGTTGCTTTAGCTGATGTGGCAAGAATTCATTGGAAGCTTGAGCAAGTTTATTTCAGTGGCAGCTGTGTACCACGTCAGTCTGAGCAATAATTGTTTCAGCGTCGTAACTCTGGATATGCTCAAAATATTCTATCACCCAGCTACTAGTCATGTTTAGTAAGATAATCACCTTAGGAGTAATCATTAACTAATTAGAAAATTAGTGAGGGTTCATCCTGATCAATAGAGGCTGTGGGGCTGGTTATAATGGAGAAAGGACCACCAGCAGCAAGCTTTCATGTGGCGAAAGAGCTTTGACATGGCATTGTTCTTACATGGTTTTatccaatttctttttctttttaattattattatttttgttaatccAAGAAGAGTGGGGTCTGAAATCGCAATGAAGTTTCTTAGCATATGCCATTGCCCATTAGTTTATGCAAGATGCAACTTGCAAGGAGCTAGCTTGAGGATAAATCTTTCAGGATATTCCAGATTTTAggttgatttctttttattttgtgtttataaaATAGCCAATAGGCAATGGATGACAAAAAAGACCCATGGCTCTTCTACATTTAAGAAAATGGAAGACATGAAAGGACTAGCTAGCTAGTACTATAGCTAGTTTGCCCTATGCAATATGCTGGGATTTTTCTAAAACTGAAAGTATACTGGTGATCATCGAGCCATTAATTAGGGTTCATGACATGCTTAGGATTGGATGGATGATTAACATATTTGCTTCTACCAGGTACGGGACATTGTTAGACATTGAAAGACTTTTTCACCTTATTATTACAAGCAACACATGCATGCTAAAATGTGAAACACGTTTATGAGAGTTGTGGCATACATAGGATCACTCTAGGTGTTGCTCTTCCGTCAAGATGCTGCCTTGGGAAAATACATAATTGCATACTTGTCTTCCATGCTTGAGAAAGGAGTGGACAAATCTATTCCACAAGTTGATGATGATGTCTTTACACAGCTTCAACAAATTAATGATCCCTTCATATTTGAGAACATTGAGCCTCAAGCTACCATGAAAAGGTTGATTAAGACCCACTTGTTCAATAAAAGTAATTGATTATGGAAACACAAATCCTTGCAATGTTGAATAAATTAATCCCATCCTCAAAAACTGATTTGGAGTGCGATAGGGATGCACTCAACTTGCATTTTGATAGTGTTCATCTTAGCTCTCAATTGCATCACATTGTAAAGATGTTAGTGCAAAGATAATACTTTTTTCTTACACAACAACCACATACaggtctttgtttttatttgtttcataatATTCGGATAATAAAGAGAGAATCCCCCCACGAAACTCATCAAAGTCTATCCTTGATGGATTAAAAGGAGCTAGATACCTTGGAAATAACTCAATCCTTCCTTGGAAATAATTCACTTAGATGGTGTGATTCAAGAAgaataaattaagttaattgttctaaacgaaccaattcaatctaataacttaaattattaactgagatttcaagatatgatttatattattttctaatatgcTTTCTTAAATGAAattcttttaaacttgaaatttgtatAAACTTACATTaacttgtgcttaatttttatcaaataaataaaaatggtgagattcgaactcgtgactacTTGGTCATCAAAGCTCTAATACTATATCAAATAACAAATTCAACCCAATATCTTAAACTATTAAGTGTGAtattaagatatgatttatattattcattaataaataataattttcaaacataTATTACTGGCAAGTTGAATTTATTATACCCTTAATCCATATGATCATAACGTAGCTGAATGGATCATATAGATTTATATAATTGACACAAACTATTTCAAGATAAGAGTTAATTGATTGGTTTTTGGTTGATGAAATATGGTTTTGCCACACATGTGATTCATGGAAAACACCTCCAGGAGCAGAAAAGATTGCATCTTTGATTGAGGAAGCAGACGATTCGATCCTAAAGAAAATATTAGTTTTGTGTTTGTTCAAGCCCTAAAAGTATTTATCTCTATCATATTATCATGCAAAAACCATTGAGTTTAGATGAATCAAAAccgtttgatttgattaatataatagagttcattatttttataattgaacgCCGATTTGAtctacataaataattaaatctatctaaaaataataataataatttctcttCATTACATACTaagggaaattattttttaataagaaaagcaaaaggtgcaataattttcatgatttctttttt
Protein-coding sequences here:
- the LOC118050373 gene encoding uncharacterized protein — translated: MAQVIARLPLNYRSFEENVGFSDDPAYFTDIVFGFLEEQEVSPDSSCASGGEYNEEDEDEISPCNVEENKKFWDEQNQLLQATLYRTSSLEAKIRQATKDTLKEINGVGMHCLCGKPVAGDCRDCLQREISIRLQNEGYNCAICKSKWKRSEEIPSGEHTFLEVVGKLSSKKGEVRVVIELNFRAEFEMAKANQEYNQLISRLPEVFVGKADRLKGLIKILCSAAKKCMKEKKMHLGPWRKHKYMQSKWIATCERATPAPLPRGFSDRPAKPRASMLTYDLLETLPVLHCTAVKVL